A single genomic interval of Nocardioides nitrophenolicus harbors:
- a CDS encoding PadR family transcriptional regulator, producing the protein MGHHDNFRPYDDRDPWGRPEPRGSQRRNRGGGPGPWGAWAGWEWGEPGRGRGRHGGPGFGPGGPGMPPPWLAGLFGMGRPEPGRGPRVRRGDVRSAILDVLRDANQREESPNGYQVIQAITDRSGGVWKPSPGSVYPTVQQLQDEELVDIDEARGRRAMRLTAAGVAWCEEHADELAAVWVPFDRSREKAQAGPTDQGHADLKAEIGQVMGAVWQIVTAGSDAQRRAAVDVLVEARRSLYGILADGPDRSADPEDPADPAETGS; encoded by the coding sequence ATGGGACACCACGACAACTTCCGTCCGTACGACGACCGCGACCCCTGGGGTCGCCCCGAGCCCCGTGGCTCCCAGCGCCGCAACCGCGGCGGCGGCCCCGGCCCCTGGGGTGCCTGGGCCGGCTGGGAGTGGGGGGAGCCCGGCCGTGGCCGCGGCCGCCACGGCGGCCCGGGCTTCGGCCCCGGCGGCCCCGGCATGCCCCCGCCCTGGCTCGCCGGCCTGTTCGGCATGGGCCGCCCCGAGCCGGGCCGTGGCCCGCGGGTCCGCCGCGGCGACGTACGCTCGGCCATCCTCGACGTACTCCGCGACGCCAACCAGCGCGAGGAGTCGCCCAACGGCTACCAGGTGATCCAGGCGATCACCGACCGCAGCGGCGGGGTGTGGAAGCCGAGCCCCGGCTCGGTGTACCCCACCGTCCAGCAGCTCCAGGACGAGGAGCTCGTCGACATCGACGAGGCCCGCGGTCGCCGGGCGATGCGGCTCACCGCCGCCGGCGTGGCCTGGTGCGAGGAGCACGCCGACGAGCTCGCCGCCGTGTGGGTGCCCTTCGACCGCTCCCGCGAGAAGGCCCAGGCCGGCCCCACCGACCAGGGCCACGCCGACCTCAAGGCCGAGATCGGCCAGGTCATGGGTGCGGTCTGGCAGATCGTCACCGCCGGCTCCGACGCCCAGCGCCGGGCCGCGGTCGACGTACTCGTCGAGGCCCGCCGCAGTCTCTACGGCATCCTCGCCGACGGCCCCGACCGCTCCGCCGACCCCGAGGACCCCGCCGACCCGGCAGAAACTGGCTCCTGA
- a CDS encoding aspartate aminotransferase family protein, whose product MTLLDPATNSPADSLAASVVADDRAHVFHSWSAQDKISPLPIAGGEGSRFWDYEGRKYLDFSSQLVNLNLGYQHPALVAAIQDQAARLCMVQPAFANDVRGEAARLIAERAPGELNHVFFTNGGAEANENAIRMARLHTGRHKVLSTYRSYHGATAGAIALTGDPRRWSSEPSIPGSVHFWGPYTYRSAFHSTSEAEEGARALQHLADTIMVEGPATIAAIILETVVGTNGILVPPPGYLAGVRELCDRHGIVLIADEVMAGFGRCGEWFAIDHWGVVPDLITFAKGVNSGYVPLGGVVISESIFDTFRERAYPGGLTYSGHPLACAAAVASIRVMSDGVLDHVREMGSEVIGPRLAELAARHPSVGDVRGLGMFWAIELVRDRANREPLVPFNAAGPDADPMARFTAACKERGLWPFVHFNRTHVAPPCTTSREDLLEGLDILDQALDVADEYCSGS is encoded by the coding sequence ATGACCCTCCTCGACCCCGCCACCAACTCGCCGGCCGACTCGCTCGCCGCGAGCGTCGTCGCCGACGACCGGGCGCACGTCTTCCACTCCTGGTCCGCGCAGGACAAGATCAGCCCCCTGCCGATCGCCGGCGGCGAAGGATCGCGGTTCTGGGACTACGAGGGACGCAAGTACCTCGACTTCTCCTCCCAGCTGGTCAACCTCAACCTCGGCTACCAGCACCCCGCACTCGTCGCCGCGATCCAGGACCAGGCCGCCCGGCTGTGCATGGTGCAGCCGGCGTTCGCCAACGACGTCCGCGGAGAGGCGGCCCGGCTGATCGCCGAGCGCGCGCCGGGCGAGCTGAACCACGTGTTCTTCACCAACGGCGGCGCCGAGGCCAACGAGAACGCCATCCGGATGGCGAGGCTGCACACCGGCCGGCACAAGGTGCTCTCGACGTACCGCAGCTATCACGGCGCCACCGCCGGCGCCATCGCGCTCACCGGCGACCCGCGACGCTGGTCCTCGGAGCCGTCGATCCCCGGATCGGTGCACTTCTGGGGTCCCTACACCTACCGCTCGGCGTTCCACTCGACGTCCGAGGCGGAGGAGGGCGCCCGCGCGCTGCAGCACCTCGCCGACACGATCATGGTCGAGGGACCCGCCACCATCGCGGCGATCATCCTCGAGACCGTGGTCGGGACTAACGGGATCCTGGTGCCGCCGCCGGGCTACCTCGCCGGCGTACGCGAGCTGTGCGACCGGCACGGCATCGTGCTCATCGCCGACGAGGTGATGGCGGGCTTCGGGCGCTGCGGCGAGTGGTTCGCGATCGACCACTGGGGCGTCGTACCGGACCTGATCACCTTCGCCAAGGGCGTGAACTCGGGGTACGTGCCGTTGGGCGGCGTCGTGATCTCGGAGTCGATCTTCGACACCTTCCGTGAGCGCGCCTACCCGGGCGGCCTCACCTACTCCGGCCACCCGCTGGCCTGCGCGGCCGCCGTCGCGTCGATCCGGGTCATGTCCGACGGGGTGCTGGACCACGTGCGGGAGATGGGCAGCGAGGTGATCGGGCCCCGGCTCGCGGAGCTCGCCGCCCGCCACCCGTCGGTCGGCGACGTGCGCGGCCTCGGCATGTTCTGGGCGATCGAGCTGGTCCGCGACCGCGCGAACCGCGAACCGCTCGTCCCGTTCAACGCTGCCGGCCCGGACGCCGACCCGATGGCCCGGTTCACCGCCGCGTGCAAGGAGCGCGGGCTGTGGCCGTTCGTCCACTTCAACCGCACCCACGTCGCCCCGCCCTGCACGACCTCCCGCGAGGACCTGCTCGAGGGACTCGACATCCTCGACCAGGCGCTCGACGTGGCGGACGAGTACTGCAGCGGCTCCTGA
- a CDS encoding CoA-acylating methylmalonate-semialdehyde dehydrogenase, which translates to MSATTSTISHWIDGAAVTVPDARTQPVFNPATGEATGQLQLADAALVDRAVASAAAAATEWGRSSLARRTQVLFAFRELVRSHADELAAAITAEHGKVLDDAAGEVARGLDNVDYAVGIAEHLKGSYSAEVSTGIDVRTVREALGVVVGITPFNFPAMVPLWMCTTAIAAGNAFVLKPSERDPSASLLLAELWQQAGLPDGVFTVVQGDATAVQALIDHDDVAAVSFVGSTPVAKSVYESGTRAGKRVQALGGAKNHMVVLPDADLGMAADAAVSAAYGSAGERCMAVSVLVAVGDVADQLVKEITVRANDIVVGDGTVAGTGMGPLITEAHRDRVAGYVDAGASAGATVVLDGRRSELPASGFFLGPSLIDHVSEEMSVYRDEIFGPVLSVVRVDTFDDAIALINRNEYANGVALFTRDGGAARQFEREVEVGMVGVNVPIPVPVAHHSFGGWKNSLFGSHHMYGPEGLAFFTRAKVVTSRWPDPATSSVDLGFPRNR; encoded by the coding sequence ATGAGCGCGACCACCAGCACGATCAGCCACTGGATCGACGGCGCCGCGGTGACCGTCCCCGACGCCCGCACCCAGCCCGTCTTCAACCCCGCCACCGGCGAGGCCACCGGCCAGCTCCAGCTCGCCGACGCCGCCCTGGTCGACCGGGCCGTCGCCTCGGCGGCCGCCGCGGCGACGGAGTGGGGCCGCTCGAGCCTTGCGCGTCGTACCCAGGTGCTGTTCGCCTTCCGCGAGCTGGTCCGCAGCCACGCCGACGAGCTGGCCGCCGCGATCACCGCCGAGCACGGCAAGGTCCTCGACGACGCGGCCGGCGAGGTCGCCCGGGGCCTCGACAACGTCGACTACGCCGTCGGCATCGCCGAGCACCTCAAGGGCAGCTACTCCGCCGAGGTCAGCACCGGCATCGACGTGCGCACCGTGCGCGAGGCGCTCGGCGTCGTCGTCGGCATCACGCCGTTCAACTTCCCGGCCATGGTGCCGCTGTGGATGTGCACCACCGCGATCGCCGCCGGCAACGCCTTCGTCCTCAAGCCCAGCGAGCGCGACCCGTCGGCGTCCCTGCTGCTCGCCGAGCTGTGGCAGCAGGCCGGCCTGCCCGACGGCGTGTTCACCGTCGTCCAGGGCGACGCGACCGCCGTCCAGGCGCTCATCGACCACGACGACGTCGCGGCGGTCAGCTTCGTCGGCTCCACCCCGGTGGCCAAGTCCGTCTACGAGTCGGGCACCCGCGCCGGCAAGCGGGTCCAGGCCCTCGGCGGCGCCAAGAACCACATGGTCGTGCTGCCCGACGCCGACCTCGGCATGGCCGCCGACGCGGCCGTGTCGGCGGCGTACGGCTCCGCGGGCGAGCGCTGCATGGCCGTCTCCGTCCTGGTGGCGGTCGGCGACGTCGCCGACCAGCTGGTCAAGGAGATCACCGTGCGCGCCAACGACATCGTCGTCGGCGACGGCACCGTTGCCGGCACCGGGATGGGCCCGCTCATCACCGAGGCGCACCGCGACCGGGTCGCCGGGTACGTCGACGCCGGAGCCAGCGCCGGCGCGACCGTCGTCCTCGACGGCCGGCGGTCCGAGCTCCCGGCGTCCGGCTTCTTCCTCGGGCCCTCCCTGATCGACCACGTCTCGGAGGAGATGTCGGTCTACCGCGACGAGATCTTCGGCCCGGTGCTGTCCGTCGTACGGGTCGACACCTTCGACGACGCGATCGCGCTGATCAACCGCAACGAGTACGCCAACGGCGTCGCGCTGTTCACCCGCGACGGCGGCGCCGCGCGTCAGTTCGAACGCGAGGTGGAGGTCGGCATGGTCGGCGTCAACGTGCCGATCCCCGTGCCCGTCGCGCACCACTCGTTCGGCGGCTGGAAGAACTCGCTGTTCGGCTCGCACCACATGTACGGCCCCGAGGGGCTGGCGTTCTTCACCCGCGCCAAGGTCGTCACCTCGCGCTGGCCCGACCCGGCGACCTCCAGCGTCGACCTCGGCTTCCCCCGGAACCGGTGA
- a CDS encoding PucR family transcriptional regulator: MLPTLAEVLALPEVRRGDPVVLAGGGRLERAIRWVHVAELADIAPLLQGDELLLNTGILLPSTDRGLRAYVAGLAEVGLAGLAIELGRRYADRLPDALVEAAEEHGLPLIAFRRETSFVAVTQAVHQIVVNAQMSELQASEEAHRAFTRLTLGRARPQQVVDLVAEMAGRPVVFENLVHHVIAYNTAGRDHDAVIGDWERRARSARMLGTDAAVDVGPESGRFGRLVLVADGADEELSARQRMLLERGATALAMGRLIDRDAQNLELQAHRTLLTELAAGVDVPHLASRLTSLGLRWKGRQVTGLAVRLPGPGNADELRGVAADLLDELRVRRTSGLVGPVDDERVVALVAHAPGAGDALADRLVGRLARTGAPVVVGLGSAVADVAGAGGSVREALVVADSAAPTDPPRAVRLYDLRLRGLLHLLRHDPRVQQYVERELGTLLAHDARTGEQLTPTLAAYCRAGGNKVRTAELCHISRPALYARLQRIGQVVDIDLADPENVLALHVALLAREVMADQPSIR; encoded by the coding sequence ATGCTGCCGACGCTGGCCGAGGTGCTCGCCCTGCCGGAGGTACGTCGCGGCGACCCGGTGGTGCTGGCGGGGGGCGGCCGCCTGGAGCGCGCGATCCGCTGGGTCCACGTGGCCGAGCTCGCCGACATCGCACCCCTGCTGCAGGGTGACGAGCTGCTGCTCAACACCGGCATCCTGCTGCCGTCGACCGATCGCGGGCTGCGCGCGTACGTCGCCGGCCTGGCCGAGGTCGGGCTCGCCGGCCTGGCGATCGAGCTCGGCCGGCGCTACGCCGACCGGTTGCCGGACGCCCTCGTCGAGGCGGCCGAGGAGCACGGGCTGCCGCTGATCGCCTTCCGCCGGGAGACGTCCTTCGTGGCGGTCACCCAGGCGGTGCACCAGATCGTCGTGAACGCGCAGATGAGCGAGCTGCAGGCCTCCGAGGAGGCGCACCGCGCCTTCACCCGGCTCACCCTCGGCCGGGCCCGGCCGCAGCAGGTGGTCGACCTGGTCGCGGAGATGGCCGGCCGGCCGGTCGTCTTCGAGAACCTGGTCCACCACGTGATCGCCTACAACACCGCCGGTCGCGACCACGACGCCGTGATCGGCGACTGGGAGCGGCGCGCGCGCAGCGCCCGGATGCTCGGCACGGACGCGGCCGTCGACGTCGGTCCCGAGTCCGGGCGGTTCGGGCGGCTGGTGCTGGTCGCCGACGGGGCGGACGAGGAGCTCTCCGCGCGGCAGCGGATGCTCCTCGAGCGCGGCGCGACGGCGCTCGCCATGGGCCGGCTGATCGACCGCGACGCCCAGAACCTGGAGCTGCAGGCACACCGCACCCTGCTCACCGAGCTCGCCGCCGGCGTCGACGTACCCCATCTCGCGTCCCGGCTGACCTCGCTCGGGCTGCGCTGGAAGGGCCGGCAGGTCACCGGACTGGCGGTGCGGCTGCCCGGACCCGGCAACGCCGACGAGCTGCGGGGCGTGGCCGCCGACCTCCTCGACGAGCTGCGGGTACGCCGCACCAGTGGGCTGGTCGGCCCGGTCGACGACGAGCGGGTGGTCGCCCTGGTCGCCCACGCCCCGGGGGCCGGCGACGCGCTCGCGGACCGGCTGGTCGGCCGGCTGGCCCGCACCGGCGCTCCCGTGGTGGTCGGCCTCGGCTCGGCCGTCGCCGACGTCGCGGGGGCCGGCGGCAGCGTGCGCGAGGCGCTGGTGGTGGCCGACTCCGCGGCCCCGACCGACCCGCCGCGCGCGGTGCGCCTCTACGACCTGCGACTGCGCGGGCTGCTCCACCTGCTGCGCCACGACCCCCGGGTGCAGCAGTACGTCGAGCGCGAGCTCGGCACCCTGCTCGCCCACGACGCGCGGACCGGGGAGCAGCTCACCCCCACGCTGGCGGCGTACTGCCGCGCGGGCGGCAACAAGGTGCGCACCGCCGAGCTGTGCCACATCTCCCGGCCCGCGCTCTACGCCCGGCTGCAGCGGATCGGCCAGGTCGTCGACATCGACCTGGCCGACCCGGAGAACGTGCTCGCCCTCCACGTCGCGCTGCTCGCGCGCGAGGTGATGGCCGATCAGCCGAGCATCAGGTAG
- a CDS encoding SigE family RNA polymerase sigma factor: protein MALRASRGPTDEEFAALVHAAWPSLYRTAVLLVRDHALAEDLVQTALAKTYARWSAIRDVGAARAYARRALVTTATSWFRRRSFHGERPTAELPEPDTDHDPRGPTGDRIDLLAALARLAPRQRAVVVLRYYDDLSVEETAELLGVTTGTVKSQTSAALGNLRRLLGDDVDLPDASAASLTAPTTRTTPTTGGHHG from the coding sequence ATGGCGCTGCGCGCATCTCGGGGCCCGACGGACGAGGAGTTCGCCGCGCTGGTCCACGCCGCCTGGCCGAGCCTGTACCGGACGGCCGTCCTGCTGGTCCGCGACCACGCGCTGGCCGAGGACCTGGTCCAGACCGCGCTCGCGAAGACCTACGCCCGCTGGTCGGCGATCCGCGACGTCGGCGCGGCCCGGGCCTATGCCCGCCGGGCCCTGGTGACGACGGCGACCAGCTGGTTCCGGCGCCGCTCGTTCCACGGCGAGCGCCCGACGGCCGAGCTCCCCGAGCCGGACACCGACCACGACCCCCGCGGGCCGACCGGCGACCGGATCGACCTGCTGGCGGCGCTGGCCCGGTTGGCGCCGCGGCAGCGGGCGGTCGTCGTGCTGCGCTACTACGACGACCTGTCGGTCGAGGAGACCGCGGAGCTGCTCGGCGTCACCACCGGCACCGTGAAGAGCCAGACCTCCGCCGCGCTCGGCAACCTGCGGCGCCTGCTCGGCGACGACGTCGACCTCCCCGACGCCAGCGCCGCCTCGCTGACCGCACCCACCACACGGACCACACCGACCACCGGAGGCCACCATGGCTGA
- a CDS encoding serine/threonine-protein kinase gives MGEVFAGRYELLDPIAAGGMGTVWRVLDRTAGEVKAAKMLRQTDAAMLLRFVREQSVRIDHTHVVTPQSWAGVDDRVLFTMPLVRGGSVSGLMKRNGGTLPPRWIAVLTDQTLQALEAVHAAGIVHRDIKPGNLLLEVTGRDRPHLRLTDFGIAVPSDEPRLTHVAMVIGTPGYLPPEQYRGADPDPSADIYALGVVVLEMLTGHRPAADGEPTPIDVGPLRTGRPEHDAVLDLVAAATAYDPRRRPTATELLAHPALRGLVARWDEPALADQVEVLDEYPAAPDPTPSRPTAAYPPPPPAPATPGALGAPPPPANPTAAATAAVTAYGAPVARRRPVDAYVLLGLGVVGLLVALLLLVG, from the coding sequence ATGGGCGAGGTGTTCGCGGGACGCTACGAGCTGCTGGACCCGATCGCCGCCGGCGGCATGGGCACCGTGTGGCGGGTGCTGGACCGCACGGCCGGCGAGGTGAAGGCCGCGAAGATGCTACGCCAGACCGACGCGGCGATGCTGCTGCGCTTCGTCCGGGAGCAGTCGGTGCGCATCGACCACACCCACGTCGTCACCCCGCAGTCGTGGGCGGGCGTCGACGACCGGGTGCTGTTCACCATGCCGCTGGTGCGCGGCGGGTCGGTGTCCGGACTGATGAAGCGCAACGGCGGAACGCTGCCGCCGCGATGGATCGCCGTCCTGACCGACCAGACCCTGCAGGCACTTGAGGCGGTGCACGCCGCGGGGATCGTGCACCGCGACATCAAGCCCGGCAACCTGCTGCTCGAGGTGACCGGCCGCGACCGCCCGCACCTGCGGCTCACCGACTTCGGCATCGCCGTCCCCAGCGACGAGCCGCGCCTGACCCACGTCGCGATGGTGATCGGGACCCCGGGCTACCTGCCGCCGGAGCAGTACCGCGGCGCCGACCCCGACCCCAGCGCCGACATCTACGCCCTCGGCGTAGTCGTGCTCGAGATGCTCACCGGCCACCGGCCCGCCGCCGACGGCGAGCCCACCCCGATCGACGTCGGTCCCCTGCGCACCGGCCGCCCCGAGCACGACGCGGTGCTCGACCTGGTCGCCGCCGCCACGGCGTACGACCCGCGCCGGCGCCCGACGGCCACCGAGCTCCTCGCCCACCCCGCCCTGCGCGGCCTGGTCGCCCGCTGGGACGAACCGGCGCTCGCCGACCAGGTCGAGGTCCTCGACGAGTACCCCGCCGCCCCGGACCCGACGCCCAGCCGACCGACGGCGGCGTACCCACCGCCCCCGCCGGCCCCGGCCACCCCCGGGGCCCTGGGGGCCCCGCCGCCACCGGCCAATCCCACCGCCGCCGCGACCGCGGCGGTCACCGCCTACGGCGCGCCGGTCGCCCGGCGGCGCCCGGTCGACGCCTACGTGCTGCTCGGCCTCGGCGTCGTGGGACTGCTGGTGGCGCTGCTGCTGCTCGTGGGGTGA
- a CDS encoding GNAT family N-acetyltransferase, producing the protein MSAISPPSGLTTRPLTLADAPAVFAVIAEQERHDVGTVEVEEADLLADWGRPSYDLGASSVAVLDGDRIVAYAEHLGEERYDAAVVPSYRGRGIGTWLAGWVRQLARARGAAIVGMPVPQGSDGDQLLAALGYEVRWTSWVLRLPEGARIAERRLPAGYALRAATPADHEQVWTVTEDAFLEWSVRERAALADFGAQVWGRPGSEPWQLQVVVGPDGDVVAAAHSWNAGTDTFVSKLAVARAHRRRGLAQALLVAAFTAGRERGATSSSLSTDSRTGALGLYENVGMRIEATWVHRAVRLG; encoded by the coding sequence GTGTCCGCCATTTCGCCGCCCTCCGGGCTCACCACGCGTCCGCTCACCCTCGCCGACGCGCCCGCCGTCTTCGCCGTCATCGCCGAGCAGGAGCGCCACGACGTCGGCACCGTCGAGGTCGAGGAGGCCGACCTGCTCGCCGACTGGGGGCGGCCGTCGTACGACCTCGGGGCGAGCTCGGTCGCGGTGCTCGACGGCGATCGGATCGTGGCCTACGCCGAGCACCTCGGGGAGGAGCGGTACGACGCCGCGGTGGTGCCGTCGTACCGCGGGCGGGGGATCGGGACCTGGCTGGCCGGCTGGGTCCGGCAGCTGGCCCGGGCGCGCGGCGCCGCGATCGTCGGCATGCCGGTGCCCCAGGGCTCCGACGGCGACCAGCTGCTCGCCGCGCTCGGCTACGAGGTGCGCTGGACCAGCTGGGTGCTGCGCCTGCCCGAGGGCGCGCGGATCGCCGAGCGTCGCCTGCCAGCGGGATACGCGCTGCGCGCGGCGACCCCCGCCGACCACGAGCAGGTCTGGACCGTCACCGAGGACGCCTTCTTGGAGTGGTCGGTGCGCGAGCGCGCGGCGCTGGCCGACTTCGGCGCCCAGGTCTGGGGCCGCCCCGGCTCCGAGCCGTGGCAGCTCCAGGTCGTCGTCGGACCCGACGGCGACGTCGTGGCCGCCGCCCACTCCTGGAACGCCGGCACCGACACCTTCGTCTCCAAGCTGGCCGTGGCCCGCGCCCACCGGCGCCGCGGCCTCGCCCAGGCCCTGCTCGTCGCGGCCTTCACCGCCGGCCGGGAGCGCGGCGCGACCTCCTCGTCGCTGTCCACCGACTCGCGCACCGGCGCGCTCGGCCTCTACGAGAACGTCGGCATGCGGATCGAGGCGACCTGGGTGCACCGGGCGGTGCGGCTGGGCTGA
- a CDS encoding YceI family protein, with the protein MSESAALTDITGDYTLDVAHSRLGFVARHAVVTKVRGQFTDWSATAHIDTANPAASSVTLTINPASVSTGSADRDGHLTSPDFFDTAAFPEWKFVSTDVSRDGNEWTITGDLTIKDVTKPVTIEFEENGSAKDPFGNIRVGFEGDVTVNRKDWGLTWNAALETGGVLVSEKIKLEFDISAIKNA; encoded by the coding sequence ATGAGCGAGTCCGCTGCCCTCACCGACATCACCGGCGACTACACCCTCGACGTCGCGCACAGCCGCCTCGGCTTCGTCGCGCGCCACGCGGTCGTCACCAAGGTCCGCGGCCAGTTCACCGACTGGTCCGCCACCGCCCACATCGACACCGCCAACCCGGCCGCCTCCTCGGTCACCCTGACCATCAACCCGGCCAGCGTCTCCACCGGCAGCGCCGACCGCGACGGCCACCTCACCTCCCCCGACTTCTTCGACACCGCCGCCTTCCCGGAGTGGAAGTTCGTGTCCACCGACGTCTCCCGCGACGGCAACGAGTGGACCATCACCGGCGACCTCACCATCAAGGACGTCACCAAGCCGGTCACTATCGAGTTCGAGGAGAACGGCTCCGCCAAGGACCCGTTCGGCAACATCCGGGTCGGCTTCGAGGGCGACGTCACCGTCAACCGCAAGGACTGGGGCCTGACCTGGAACGCCGCGCTCGAGACCGGCGGCGTCCTCGTCTCCGAGAAGATCAAGCTCGAGTTCGACATCTCCGCGATCAAGAACGCCTGA
- the glmS gene encoding glutamine--fructose-6-phosphate transaminase (isomerizing): MCGIVGYIGTQQAAPLLLEGLTRLEHRGYDSAGVAVLGGSGLKVAKQAGRVRDLGDGLPKRFGGKLGIGHTRWATHGPANDVNAHPHTDAAARVAVVHNGIIDNAAALRAELSDAGVVLASDTDTEVLAHLIAGSTAKTLEQRIADALGRVEGTYGIAVAHADFPDRLVVARNGSPLIIGVGDHEMHVASDLAALVRYTTTVAHLDDGEMATITASGFTTYRIEATGLAATDRRAKEVDVDPEAYDAGEHDSFMHKELLEQPARAEAVLRGRLDERFGTGHLGGLNLDARELRAFRRVKILGCGSAYYVGQMGASLLEELARIPADAEAASEFRYRDPIIEPDTLYVAVSQSGETIDTLLAVQEVQRKGGRVIGLVNVVGSAIARQVDGGIYLHAGPEVAVASTKALTNMFLAFGMLAVQLGRVRDLSIADGKRLIAGLTRIPAQIDEILATEAELAVIAKRLAEAENLFFVGRVRGFPVAREGAQKFKEISYRHAEAYQTSELKHGPLALISPEVPTVAIVPDDELVERNVAALHEIAARGGPLVVVSHEGVDLGDLEDVVTGRIDVPRNERELDPILLTIPLQVLAYHAALELGHDIDKPRNLAKSVTVE; encoded by the coding sequence ATGTGCGGGATCGTCGGCTACATCGGGACCCAGCAGGCGGCGCCGCTGCTGCTGGAGGGACTGACCCGGCTCGAGCACCGGGGGTACGACTCCGCGGGCGTCGCCGTCCTCGGCGGCAGCGGGCTCAAGGTCGCCAAGCAGGCCGGCCGGGTCCGCGACCTCGGCGACGGGCTGCCGAAGCGGTTCGGCGGCAAGCTCGGGATCGGTCACACCCGCTGGGCGACCCACGGTCCCGCCAACGACGTGAACGCCCATCCCCACACCGACGCGGCCGCGCGGGTCGCCGTGGTCCACAACGGCATTATCGACAACGCCGCCGCGCTGCGGGCCGAGCTGAGCGACGCGGGCGTCGTGCTCGCCTCCGACACCGACACCGAGGTGCTCGCCCATCTCATCGCGGGCTCGACGGCCAAGACCCTGGAGCAGCGGATCGCCGACGCGCTGGGCCGGGTGGAGGGCACCTACGGCATCGCGGTGGCGCACGCCGACTTCCCCGACCGGCTGGTCGTGGCCCGCAACGGCAGCCCGTTGATCATCGGCGTCGGCGACCACGAGATGCACGTCGCGTCCGACCTGGCCGCGCTGGTGCGCTACACCACCACGGTCGCCCACCTCGACGACGGCGAGATGGCCACGATCACCGCGAGCGGGTTCACGACCTATCGGATCGAGGCGACCGGCCTGGCCGCCACCGACCGCCGCGCCAAGGAGGTCGACGTCGACCCCGAGGCGTACGACGCCGGCGAGCACGACTCGTTCATGCACAAGGAGCTGCTCGAGCAGCCGGCCCGCGCGGAGGCGGTGCTGCGCGGTCGCCTCGACGAGCGGTTCGGCACCGGTCACCTGGGCGGCCTCAACCTCGACGCCCGGGAGCTGCGCGCCTTCCGCCGGGTCAAGATCCTCGGCTGCGGGTCGGCGTACTACGTCGGCCAGATGGGCGCCTCGCTGCTCGAGGAGCTGGCCCGGATCCCCGCGGACGCGGAGGCGGCCAGCGAGTTCCGCTATCGCGACCCGATCATCGAGCCCGACACGCTGTACGTCGCGGTGAGCCAGTCCGGCGAGACCATCGACACCCTGCTGGCGGTGCAGGAGGTGCAGCGCAAGGGTGGACGCGTGATCGGGCTGGTCAACGTGGTCGGCTCGGCGATCGCGCGCCAGGTCGACGGCGGCATCTACCTGCACGCCGGTCCCGAGGTGGCGGTCGCCTCCACCAAGGCGCTGACCAACATGTTCCTCGCGTTCGGCATGCTCGCCGTCCAGCTCGGCCGGGTCCGCGACCTCTCCATCGCCGACGGCAAGCGGCTGATCGCCGGCCTGACCCGGATCCCCGCTCAGATCGACGAGATCCTCGCGACCGAGGCCGAGCTCGCCGTCATCGCGAAGCGGCTCGCCGAGGCCGAGAACCTGTTCTTCGTGGGCCGGGTCCGCGGCTTCCCGGTGGCCCGCGAGGGCGCGCAGAAGTTCAAGGAGATCAGCTACCGCCACGCCGAGGCGTACCAGACCAGCGAGCTCAAGCACGGTCCGCTCGCGCTCATCTCCCCCGAGGTGCCGACCGTCGCGATCGTGCCCGACGACGAGCTGGTCGAGCGCAATGTCGCCGCCCTCCACGAGATCGCGGCCCGCGGTGGCCCGCTCGTCGTGGTCTCCCACGAGGGCGTCGACCTCGGCGACCTCGAGGACGTCGTGACCGGGCGGATCGACGTCCCCCGCAACGAGCGGGAGCTGGACCCGATCCTGCTGACGATCCCGCTGCAGGTGCTGGCCTACCACGCGGCCCTGGAGCTGGGCCACGACATCGACAAGCCGCGCAACCTCGCGAAGTCCGTCACCGTGGAGTGA